Proteins encoded by one window of Anopheles maculipalpis chromosome 2RL, idAnoMacuDA_375_x, whole genome shotgun sequence:
- the LOC126557936 gene encoding L-threonine ammonia-lyase isoform X1: MQVSSVTTQMASVKLTARPPVEQAAQNGHSSGKTTTTTSTGAEQEVVDPFCNADNPQIITFQDVTSAAFKIRKGVEMTPCVKSHFSDLIDMDIYLKKEFLQFTGSFKERGARYALLMLSDEQKKTGVISASLGNHAQGLSYHGWKLGIPVTVVMPLKASLMKIQKCRNYHANVVVQGADMGEAKRIALKMGHDRGLTYINGYDHPHIMSGQGTIGLEIIEQVSDIDAVVVPVGGGGLIAGVATAIKNLSPNTKIIGVESEKCPSFTRALENKGPVFVANQETLADGLAVPQVGYNAYATTVPLLDKMIVVKEEWIALAILRLVELEKCVVEGAGAAGLAAIMAGHLNEFIGKRVVLLICGGNIDTTMFGKCLERGMAAEGRLQRFTVTVSDGPGGVAKLCNLLASLGVSIKDIMHERAFIRDIHHVEVKVICETRDWEHSKEMRKVLQETYSKVHFYDMPMAIAE, translated from the exons ATGCAAGTGTCATCTGTAACGACGCAAATGGCTTCCGTGAAGCTGACAGCACGTCCACCGGTAGAGCAGGCGGCTCAGAATGGACACAGCAGCgggaaaaccaccaccaccaccagcaccggcgCTGAGCAGGAAGTCGTCGATCCGTTCTGCAATGCGGACAATCCGCAGATAATCACCTTCCAGGACGTAACGTCGGCGGCGTTCAAAATCAGAAAAGGTGTCGAGATGACGCCGTGCGTG AAATCGCACTTCTCCGACCTGATCGACATGGACATCTACCTGAAGAAGGAATTTCTGCAGTTCACCGGAAGTTTCAAGGAGCGTGGCGCCCGGTATGCGCTGCTAATGCTGTCGGacgagcagaaaaaaacgggCGTCATCTCGGCCTCGCTGGGGAATCATGCGCAG GGCTTGTCCTATCATGGCTGGAAGCTTGGCATCCCGGTAACGGTCGTGATGCCGCTGAAGGCATCGCTGatgaaaattcagaaatgcCGTAACTATCATGCTAATGTCGTGGTACAG GGCGCTGACATGGGCGAGGCAAAGCGGATTGCACTGAAAATGGGTCACGACCGGGGGCTTACGTATATCAATGGGTACGACCATCCACACATCATGTCCGGCCAGGGCACGATCGGGCTGGAGATCATCGAGCAGGTCAGCGATATTGATGCGGTCGTCGTACCGGTCGGAGGGGGCGGATTGATAGCTGGCGTCGCTACGGCCATCAAAAATTTAAGCCCAAATACCAAAATCATC GGTGTCGAGTCGGAGAAGTGTCCCAGCTTTACGCGCGCGCTCGAAAACAAGGGCCCGGTGTTCGTGGCGAATCAGGAAACGCTGGCGGACGGGTTGGCGGTGCCACAGGTTGGGTACAATGCGTACGCCACAACCGTGCCGCTGCTGGACAAAATGATCGTCGTTAAGGAGGAATGGATTGCTCTTGCCATTTTGCGACTTGTTGAGCTGGAAAAGTGTGTCGTTGAAGGGGCGGGCGCTGCCGGACTGGCAGCCATCATGGCCGGTCATTTGAATGAGTTCATCGGCAAACG AGTGGTGCTGCTAATTTGCGGAGGCAATATCGATACGACCATGTTTGGCAAGTGTCTGGAGCGCGGTATGGCCGCCGAGGGACGTTTGCAGAG ATTCACCGTCACCGTAAGCGATGGACCGGGTGGAGTTGCTAAGCTGTGCAATCTGCTGGCCAGTTTGGGCGTTTCCATCAAGGATATAATGCACGAACGTGCCTTCATTCGCGATATCCACCATGTTGAG GTGAAAGTGATTTGTGAAACACGCGATTGGGAACATTCCAAGGAAATGCGTAAGGTGCTGCAGGAAACATACAGCAAAGTTCACTTCTACGACATGCCGATGGCTATtgcggaataa
- the LOC126557936 gene encoding L-threonine ammonia-lyase isoform X2, giving the protein MPLKASLMKIQKCRNYHANVVVQGADMGEAKRIALKMGHDRGLTYINGYDHPHIMSGQGTIGLEIIEQVSDIDAVVVPVGGGGLIAGVATAIKNLSPNTKIIGVESEKCPSFTRALENKGPVFVANQETLADGLAVPQVGYNAYATTVPLLDKMIVVKEEWIALAILRLVELEKCVVEGAGAAGLAAIMAGHLNEFIGKRVVLLICGGNIDTTMFGKCLERGMAAEGRLQRFTVTVSDGPGGVAKLCNLLASLGVSIKDIMHERAFIRDIHHVEVKVICETRDWEHSKEMRKVLQETYSKVHFYDMPMAIAE; this is encoded by the exons ATGCCGCTGAAGGCATCGCTGatgaaaattcagaaatgcCGTAACTATCATGCTAATGTCGTGGTACAG GGCGCTGACATGGGCGAGGCAAAGCGGATTGCACTGAAAATGGGTCACGACCGGGGGCTTACGTATATCAATGGGTACGACCATCCACACATCATGTCCGGCCAGGGCACGATCGGGCTGGAGATCATCGAGCAGGTCAGCGATATTGATGCGGTCGTCGTACCGGTCGGAGGGGGCGGATTGATAGCTGGCGTCGCTACGGCCATCAAAAATTTAAGCCCAAATACCAAAATCATC GGTGTCGAGTCGGAGAAGTGTCCCAGCTTTACGCGCGCGCTCGAAAACAAGGGCCCGGTGTTCGTGGCGAATCAGGAAACGCTGGCGGACGGGTTGGCGGTGCCACAGGTTGGGTACAATGCGTACGCCACAACCGTGCCGCTGCTGGACAAAATGATCGTCGTTAAGGAGGAATGGATTGCTCTTGCCATTTTGCGACTTGTTGAGCTGGAAAAGTGTGTCGTTGAAGGGGCGGGCGCTGCCGGACTGGCAGCCATCATGGCCGGTCATTTGAATGAGTTCATCGGCAAACG AGTGGTGCTGCTAATTTGCGGAGGCAATATCGATACGACCATGTTTGGCAAGTGTCTGGAGCGCGGTATGGCCGCCGAGGGACGTTTGCAGAG ATTCACCGTCACCGTAAGCGATGGACCGGGTGGAGTTGCTAAGCTGTGCAATCTGCTGGCCAGTTTGGGCGTTTCCATCAAGGATATAATGCACGAACGTGCCTTCATTCGCGATATCCACCATGTTGAG GTGAAAGTGATTTGTGAAACACGCGATTGGGAACATTCCAAGGAAATGCGTAAGGTGCTGCAGGAAACATACAGCAAAGTTCACTTCTACGACATGCCGATGGCTATtgcggaataa